A segment of the Mercurialis annua linkage group LG4, ddMerAnnu1.2, whole genome shotgun sequence genome:
attcaacTTGAATTTTATTggatatttaatttaatctatCAAACGTCGTACATATAATGAGGATTTATAACCCTACATAGCGAACTGGTTCATTATGGCCAAGCATTAGATGTCATATCATGACAAAGTatatgaataaataatataatttgtacTACTATTTTTAGCAATACTTGTCACTTCCATTTTATTCTTCAGTTCTTATACTAAAATTTCTCACAAACTATTGGTAAAATCCAACAAATGGCATAATAGAGATCAAAAACTTGGAGCATTTTCAGGAAATTCATCAATTCCTACACTATAATTCCGAATTCAAAGGCCAACCTTAAACACAACACACACTCTTAACACTTTAAAAACCAAACTCTTTTCTTATTTTCTCTTGATCATTCAAATTCATATTAAACATGGGTGATGAAGCACAGGATCAGGCTGAGCGTAACCGCATTTTCAAGCGATTCGACTTGAATGGAGATGGCAAAATCTCTTCAGCAGAGCTTGGAGATTGCTTGAAAACTCTCGGCTCCGTCACGGCCGACGAGGTTAAACGTATGATGGCGGAGATTGATACGGATGGTGATGGTTTCATTTCATTTGATGAGTTCACTGAGTTTGCTAAAGCTAACCGTGGATTGATGAAAGATGTTGCTAaggttttttaaattttaaattttgtttttgttttcatgATTGTGAAAGAAGTACCAATTGGGATTTTTGATTGTGACAGGTTTGTTTTGGTAGTTAAAATGTAACTACTTGTCTCCTAGTTGTCTCTATATTTCTTTGTATCaatgttaaattaaatttcttgagcaattcaatttgattttgtaACCAAAGAAAGTGATCATATAGAAATAAAATGATAGTCCATATTACATGCATTCTAGCCACAGTAGAGCTGTGCAAAAACTGAACTAAACgataattttgttttgatttttcggTTTTGAAAGTAAAACTTTTTTTGGTTCACTTTTAGTGCAAACCAAACTCAAAAACCAAATCAAGATTTAAAATCTTTATAAAATTGATTTGATTCGATTTtggaaaatatcaaaatttcagTTCGGTTCATTTTGAACTGAATGCACCCTAGCCACAATGCGTAAAAcggaatagtaatattataatatatgcTTTATTTCCTGAGTAACTCTTACATAAACTCTGTTTCTATGCAAACGGGTTAATTAAATAATTCGAATCCATGATCTATTGATCATCAAGCAGACCCTTAAAAACACATGATCTAGTCTGTGAAATGGGAAGATCTAAAACTTTCAAACAAAAATCTAGTGGCACCTTTCTCCCCAAAGAAGGGAAGGTATATCTATTTACACAAGTTTCTCACTCGATTCCTTCTATTTACAACTTTCTAACACTCTTTTCAAATCTCATTTCTAAGACTTCCTATGCAAGGAATCAACAAAAcaccaaaaaagaaaaagaaaaatcagaTATAGTTAAATTAATGACCTTGCTTCAACGACAATAAAGGTGATCGTCGTCTTCGAGTTCCGAAACTCCTAGCATTGCCAAAGCTAAGTGACTATTCATCTCGCTTTTCGTCTGTTGTAGTTGAGGGTAGCAATCTATAATTCCAGAAAAATTGCTCTTCTTCTTGTTGGTACATATAATTGGCTCTTCTTCACCTTTAAGTATACCGATAATTTCATTAATGTCTGGCCGCCGTGATTCTTCGTTACTTACGCAGGCGGCGGCAGCTTGAATCATTTGGGTAATTTGTCCCGTCTCTCTGAAAGTATACTTAATCCGTGGATCAAGCAACTCTTCGATGGCTCCTTTTCCCTTCTGCAGTAGAGGTTTAGCCTGCAAAAGAATGGCAGGTTATGTTTAGAACAGATGACTTATAATGCCGGCAGTGTAAATACAAGAAAACTAgatatttatgtttttgtaGTTTTGGCAGAAAACTCTTTAATGTTTTAGTAATATCCACTTATCCAGTACAAATATCTAAGTTACTTCTCGAAAGACAGAAATCCTTGGATTGGTGATACTCAATGATAAGCACGTTTTTGATGGGTGTTGGCATTCGAGAAGCTAGTTATCAATTTTTACCAATTTGCTACTTTCTCATGCTGATTTTATCTGTTTTTGTTTCGAAAGCAGTAGAAGAATGAAGATGTGAGACTTTTCATTCTCAGTGCAAATCGAAGGGAAAGTAGTATGCACACTGTTATGTtatgaaagtaaaaaaaaaacaaaacaaactcaTTCTTCATGCGTCAAACCAGATTGATCTACTTCAGCATAATGTTACTTCAGCTTAACAAACGGCATCataatattaatattgaatGTTCCAAATGAAAAACAGATTTGAAAGCAAACAGAAAACCATCAAAATGCATGAATTTCCCACAAGGTAGAAAAAGGTTGTATAGAACTCATGGCCTCATGGGCAAAGTTAAAGCTATAGAATCAGGTACAGTAACACGATGTGTATGTTACACCAAAACTCACCAAGTGCTACACTTCGGCGTTCTGTTTCCAAAAGTACTTCTAAAACTCTGAAACTTTATACTGTGAACTCTAATAAAAATAGCGTTTCCGATGCATCATAGCACGACATTGCATATATTTCCACAATTTCAATGCAATAGGAGGACCTAATTCTTGATGGAAACATCTAGAGAACAATTTACTCAAGCATACAAGTAAAAGGACCAAATGAAATGTGCAAAAAAATAAGTTCAATAGCCTACCCATAGAACCAAATTCTCTTCCCCTGAAGGCCTTTTTACTTCAATCGGTTTTCTCCCTGTTATTAGTTCCAAGAGAACCACCCCAAAAGCATAAACATCAGTCTTATCAGATATTTTCCCATGCTGGAAGTATTCAGGAGCCAGATAACTGtagattcaaattttatatcaataaatgaacgaaaaaaaaaaaaaaaattgttctgaACAATTAAAGACCGAGATCTTACCCGAAAGTTCCTTTGACAGTTTTACAAAGAAAAGGCACTGAGGGAGCAGAAGTCCAAGTAGCCAATCCAAAATCACACAGCTGTAAACACCGGCACATTATAAAATCAATCACAATGATATAAATGGACTAATTAACTCTAAATTGTTTGCATTTCAAGCAATTAAATGAACAAACCCAACCAAGAAATGTCACCTTGGGTATTTTCTTGGAGGAAAGGAGTATATTTGAAGGTTTAATATCCCTATGAACAACACATCGCTCAGTTCCATTATGCAAATATGCAATTGCCTGTGCAATTCCTAATGCCACCTTATACCTAACCGACCAAGGAAGTGCTGCACTACCCTTCACTCCTCTCTTCTTCTCTGCAAAAAGGCATTCCATAACGGTTAACCAACAAGTTAACTGGTCGATTACGACAAATTTGATTGAATCTTGCAGTTTATTCTTCTACAAATCAATAAAAAACTACTGAAAATTactaatcaaaagaaaaaaaacaagttaACATACCATGTAAATGGCGCTCTAAGCTACCACCAGAGACATACTTGTATACCAAGAACAAACCCTCTTCTGGATCAATACAAAAACCAACAAGAGGCACAATATTAGGGTTATGAAGAGAGCTAGCAATCATCAATTCTCTACAAAATGCCTTTGATGATTCTTTATCATCTTTGTCTAGTCTCTTAATAGCCACAGAAGTCCTCAAAAATCCAATTCTCCCTCTAAAAACAAAGCTCAAAGCTCCTCTTCCCAAAACTCTGCCTACCAAATACAACATTAATGATTCAAAAACACAAGCAAAATATGCATATTGAAATCAAAAACTcataacataaaatataaaaaagatagCATCTTTATGATACCTTTAGAGAAACTACAAGTAGCAGCAAGAATTTCACTATAACTAAATCTGACTAAAGAATTAGCCAATGGAGAAATACTCCTCTCAAGAGACTGAATTCTCCTCCATTTAACTTCCTTAGTTCTTCTAGACTCATTCATCGACCCATTATCCAAATTCACCATTAAAACAGTTGCAGAATTAGCTGAAGAATTCATATTCATTGACTCAAGCTCAACCTGAGAACAAAAACTAAACCTAAAAGAAGAATGTACTGACTGTGGATCACCATTTATCAACTCTGCACCACCACCAGACTCAGCTAATAACCAAGCCTTGTTATGCTCCAAATTtgcattcttgattttatttttgttgtcaTTTGGTgaaaaacaagaaaacccaAGTTGCCAAACCATTTTTGCTACAAGGGTTTTTAACTTGAGTTCATTATTGTCACAATAATGATCAGAATGAGAAGAACAAGAGCAAAGATCAGTACTTTGAGTGTCCCTTGAGTTAGTAAAGCTTTCTTGAAAGAGACccattttttatcttttgtttaTAGATCTCAATGAGAGAGCACAAACTCCCAAAAAAACCAGAAAATGAGAGAGAATATTAAaaagttaacaaaaataaaGCTGCTTGC
Coding sequences within it:
- the LOC126678734 gene encoding polcalcin Che a 3-like translates to MGDEAQDQAERNRIFKRFDLNGDGKISSAELGDCLKTLGSVTADEVKRMMAEIDTDGDGFISFDEFTEFAKANRGLMKDVAKVF
- the LOC126679280 gene encoding probable serine/threonine-protein kinase PBL7 codes for the protein MGLFQESFTNSRDTQSTDLCSCSSHSDHYCDNNELKLKTLVAKMVWQLGFSCFSPNDNKNKIKNANLEHNKAWLLAESGGGAELINGDPQSVHSSFRFSFCSQVELESMNMNSSANSATVLMVNLDNGSMNESRRTKEVKWRRIQSLERSISPLANSLVRFSYSEILAATCSFSKGRVLGRGALSFVFRGRIGFLRTSVAIKRLDKDDKESSKAFCRELMIASSLHNPNIVPLVGFCIDPEEGLFLVYKYVSGGSLERHLHEKKRGVKGSAALPWSVRYKVALGIAQAIAYLHNGTERCVVHRDIKPSNILLSSKKIPKLCDFGLATWTSAPSVPFLCKTVKGTFGYLAPEYFQHGKISDKTDVYAFGVVLLELITGRKPIEVKRPSGEENLVLWAKPLLQKGKGAIEELLDPRIKYTFRETGQITQMIQAAAACVSNEESRRPDINEIIGILKGEEEPIICTNKKKSNFSGIIDCYPQLQQTKSEMNSHLALAMLGVSELEDDDHLYCR